The following proteins are co-located in the Deltaproteobacteria bacterium HGW-Deltaproteobacteria-2 genome:
- a CDS encoding cold-shock protein, translating to MSEGKVKWFNESKGFGFIENEEGGDVFVHFSSIQGDGFKTLNEGQRVSFDVAQGKKGQEATNVRAI from the coding sequence ATGTCAGAAGGTAAAGTAAAGTGGTTCAACGAAAGCAAGGGCTTCGGCTTCATCGAGAATGAAGAGGGCGGCGATGTATTTGTACATTTCAGTTCGATTCAGGGCGACGGTTTCAAGACGTTAAATGAAGGCCAGCGCGTAAGTTTTGATGTTGCTCAGGGCAAAAAAGGCCAGGAAGCAACAAACGTCAGAGCTATCTAG
- a CDS encoding hemolysin — protein MPIRKQESFNFYSHLAGAIAALVGTVFLVLVADYSASGLVTALIYGISIVFLFSASSLYHAFKKKENELSFWRRMDRLAIFFMIAGTFTPVCYFCLDGPYKWSMIAFQWSLVGVGVISQIFFPRAPRKLYAVIYLFMGWSGIFTIKQMLSNMSISQSVLMLSGAAAFTIGGIIYAIKKPKMIPGIFSFHELFHIMVLIGGVLHYAMIYGVYSQLGA, from the coding sequence ATGCCTATAAGAAAACAGGAATCATTTAACTTCTATTCTCATCTGGCTGGCGCCATCGCGGCGTTAGTTGGCACTGTATTTTTAGTACTGGTCGCAGACTACTCGGCCTCCGGTCTGGTTACTGCTCTTATATATGGAATTTCTATTGTTTTTCTTTTTTCAGCAAGTTCTCTGTATCATGCCTTCAAAAAGAAAGAAAACGAGCTGTCGTTCTGGAGAAGAATGGATCGTCTGGCAATATTTTTCATGATTGCGGGAACTTTTACTCCGGTATGTTATTTTTGCCTGGATGGCCCATACAAATGGTCAATGATTGCTTTCCAGTGGAGTCTCGTAGGTGTCGGAGTAATATCCCAGATTTTTTTCCCGAGAGCTCCCCGAAAACTATACGCAGTTATATATCTATTCATGGGCTGGTCAGGGATTTTCACAATCAAACAGATGCTTTCCAATATGTCCATCTCTCAAAGTGTCCTAATGCTTTCCGGTGCTGCTGCTTTTACAATAGGGGGTATTATTTACGCTATCAAAAAACCAAAAATGATTCCGGGTATTTTCAGTTTCCATGAACTCTTTCATATCATGGTCCTGATTGGCGGAGTGCTCCATTACGCCATGATTTACGGAGTTTATTCCCAGTTGGGCGCATAA
- a CDS encoding antibiotic biosynthesis monooxygenase gives MIVTVVNVVVKPENIEQFIEATIENHQNSIKEKGNLRFDFLQHRDNPSAFTLYEAYESDEVAAAHKKTAHYLKWRDAVESWMAKPRQGIAHNVLAPMEKSAWNR, from the coding sequence ATGATTGTTACTGTTGTAAATGTTGTTGTTAAACCGGAAAATATTGAGCAGTTTATCGAAGCAACGATAGAAAATCATCAAAATTCAATCAAAGAAAAAGGGAATCTCCGGTTTGATTTCTTACAGCACCGGGATAACCCTTCGGCATTTACTTTGTACGAAGCATATGAATCCGACGAGGTTGCTGCCGCGCATAAAAAAACAGCTCATTATTTAAAGTGGCGGGATGCCGTTGAGTCCTGGATGGCTAAGCCGCGCCAAGGAATCGCCCATAATGTTTTGGCTCCTATGGAAAAATCTGCGTGGAATCGATAA
- a CDS encoding Rrf2 family transcriptional regulator — MLKISRKTEYAIRGMIYLAGQPRDQFVMIKEITKATKTSPVFMTKIFQLLNSANLVVSSRGASGGLRLSRKPEHITLRDIVEAIEGPVIMNLCVLDNKSCGFSNACSAHIVWGKIKDSINGMLEEVTLKDIAAVP, encoded by the coding sequence ATGCTGAAGATAAGCAGGAAAACAGAATATGCAATAAGAGGCATGATTTATCTGGCCGGACAGCCACGTGACCAATTTGTCATGATTAAAGAAATAACCAAAGCAACAAAAACATCTCCTGTATTTATGACAAAAATATTTCAGTTATTAAACAGCGCAAATCTGGTTGTGTCCTCAAGAGGGGCCTCCGGAGGATTAAGATTAAGTAGAAAGCCGGAGCATATTACACTCCGGGATATTGTGGAAGCGATCGAAGGTCCGGTCATCATGAATCTTTGCGTGCTCGATAACAAATCATGCGGCTTTTCCAACGCTTGTTCGGCGCACATTGTCTGGGGAAAAATAAAGGATTCAATAAACGGCATGTTAGAAGAAGTCACACTGAAAGATATTGCGGCAGTTCCTTAA
- a CDS encoding cytochrome ubiquinol oxidase subunit I: MDVLTLSRLQFAITSAFHFIFVPLTLGLSVLIAYMEWQYVKTNDDIWLRMSKFWGKLFLINFALGIVTGITMEFQFGMNWAEYSKYVGDIFGAPLAVEATLAFFLESVFIGVWIFGWNKVSKKMHAWSITIVAFATNLSALWILLANGWMQNPVGAKLTQIANNPLINQRAEMADFMAVATNPTGWLKFFHTTFSGYVVAAFFVMGISAWHILKKNELRFFKLSFQKAAVFGLAACLLVILTGDFHGRNVARTQPTKLAAIEAVWETQKGAGLSIITIPDEANHRNSVEFLTIPKLASLLSYGDPNAEIKGLNDFKRDEIPPVSTTFYSFRAMSVLGFAMFLIAAIAVYVSRRGNLETYGRFLKVVVWSIPLPYLAGQLGWIVAEVGRQPWIVYGMLKTKDAVSTSIDVTQVLISLISFTLLYGSLGVVDIYLLAKYSKQGPSGRLLKKEA; the protein is encoded by the coding sequence ATGGATGTTTTGACTTTAAGCAGGTTGCAGTTCGCCATCACCAGCGCTTTTCACTTTATATTTGTGCCGCTGACGCTTGGTTTATCCGTACTTATTGCATATATGGAATGGCAATATGTAAAAACGAATGACGACATATGGCTCAGAATGTCGAAATTCTGGGGTAAATTATTCCTGATTAATTTTGCGTTGGGAATTGTCACTGGAATAACGATGGAATTTCAGTTTGGGATGAACTGGGCGGAGTACTCAAAATACGTAGGGGATATCTTTGGCGCGCCGCTCGCTGTGGAAGCAACGCTCGCCTTTTTTCTGGAATCGGTATTTATCGGGGTATGGATTTTCGGATGGAACAAAGTCTCTAAAAAGATGCATGCCTGGTCGATAACGATTGTGGCTTTTGCCACCAATCTCTCCGCCTTATGGATATTGCTTGCAAACGGCTGGATGCAGAATCCCGTCGGCGCGAAACTGACACAGATAGCCAACAATCCCCTGATAAACCAGCGGGCGGAAATGGCCGATTTCATGGCCGTGGCGACAAATCCAACCGGCTGGCTGAAGTTTTTCCATACCACTTTTTCCGGATATGTCGTTGCGGCTTTTTTTGTCATGGGAATTTCCGCCTGGCATATTTTGAAAAAAAACGAGTTGCGGTTCTTCAAATTGTCTTTTCAGAAAGCGGCGGTTTTCGGACTTGCCGCGTGTCTGCTCGTCATATTAACCGGTGATTTCCACGGCCGTAATGTCGCGCGGACGCAACCGACGAAACTGGCTGCCATCGAGGCTGTCTGGGAAACACAGAAAGGCGCCGGTCTTTCCATAATTACAATTCCAGATGAGGCCAACCACAGGAACTCGGTGGAGTTTCTGACCATTCCCAAACTCGCAAGTCTGCTGTCCTACGGTGATCCGAATGCGGAGATCAAGGGGTTAAACGATTTTAAGCGGGACGAAATCCCGCCGGTCAGCACGACGTTTTACAGTTTCAGGGCAATGTCGGTTTTGGGATTCGCAATGTTTCTCATTGCTGCCATTGCCGTGTATGTCTCCAGGAGAGGAAATCTTGAAACGTACGGGAGGTTTCTCAAAGTTGTCGTCTGGTCGATACCTCTGCCATACCTGGCCGGACAATTAGGATGGATTGTGGCGGAAGTAGGCCGCCAGCCATGGATCGTTTACGGCATGCTGAAAACAAAGGACGCCGTGTCAACGTCCATTGATGTAACACAGGTGCTTATATCGCTCATTTCTTTTACTTTATTGTACGGATCACTGGGTGTCGTAGACATTTATCTGCTGGCAAAATACAGCAAACAAGGTCCAAGCGGCCGATTATTGAAAAAGGAGGCGTAA
- the cydB gene encoding cytochrome d ubiquinol oxidase subunit II: protein MEYLQITWFALWGLLWAVYFMLDGFVLGTGILHNFIGKNDNEKKVIVNTVGPVWNGNEVWLITAGGATFAAFPTTYALMFSYLYTALLLLLFALIIRGVSFEFRGKSNGLLWKSLWDKGILAGSFLPALLFGVAFGNIFKGLPMDAGGYHGNLLSLLNPYGLVTGALFVCLFLMHGALYLSLKTTGDIRERAKNIVPPIWCVLLVVAVVFLVYTYYATRLFDNYFSSPVLFAFPLVAVAGLWGIIVFYAKGYLFRSFMSSCVTIVFVCFTGVAGLFPNLIPSSMDVQYSMTIYNSSSSFLTLAIMTVVALIFVPIVIAYKIWVYRLFSKPVTINEVLEDTESY from the coding sequence ATGGAATATCTGCAAATAACATGGTTCGCGCTCTGGGGATTGCTCTGGGCCGTATATTTCATGCTGGATGGATTCGTTCTCGGAACAGGCATTCTTCACAATTTTATCGGCAAGAACGATAATGAAAAAAAGGTCATCGTCAACACGGTCGGCCCGGTGTGGAACGGCAACGAAGTCTGGCTCATTACCGCGGGCGGCGCTACTTTCGCGGCTTTTCCAACCACCTATGCGCTGATGTTCAGTTATCTTTATACGGCTCTTTTGTTGCTGCTGTTTGCTCTGATTATCCGCGGGGTATCCTTTGAATTCCGGGGAAAGAGCAATGGCCTTCTCTGGAAATCACTATGGGATAAGGGAATACTTGCCGGCAGTTTTCTGCCCGCACTGCTCTTCGGCGTGGCCTTCGGAAATATTTTCAAAGGCCTGCCCATGGATGCAGGCGGATATCACGGTAATTTGCTTTCGCTTCTTAATCCTTACGGATTGGTCACGGGCGCTTTGTTCGTCTGCCTGTTTTTGATGCATGGAGCGCTGTATCTGTCGTTGAAAACAACCGGCGACATCCGCGAAAGAGCAAAAAATATCGTTCCCCCGATATGGTGTGTCCTTTTGGTGGTAGCTGTTGTTTTTCTGGTTTACACTTATTATGCAACCAGACTTTTCGATAATTACTTTTCTTCACCGGTTCTTTTTGCGTTTCCTCTCGTTGCCGTCGCCGGTCTTTGGGGAATCATCGTCTTTTATGCGAAAGGATATCTCTTCAGATCTTTTATGTCTTCCTGTGTCACCATAGTGTTTGTCTGTTTCACTGGAGTAGCCGGACTGTTTCCCAACCTGATTCCCTCCAGCATGGATGTACAATACAGCATGACCATTTATAACTCCTCTTCCAGTTTTCTGACGCTGGCCATCATGACAGTTGTGGCGCTGATATTCGTTCCGATTGTCATTGCGTATAAAATATGGGTGTATCGGTTATTCAGTAAACCGGTAACGATCAATGAGGTGCTTGAAGATACGGAATCTTATTAG
- a CDS encoding 3-hydroxybutyryl-CoA dehydrogenase, with protein MKAGDIKKILIAGAGTMGQSIGLSCVTNGFAVVLYDIKDEFLVKATDSLNKKIDKMAANGMIPKEKAELFKNNITTTTDLAFAGADIDLVSESIPEDPDIKGEFFRELNKVCPERTIFTTNTSSLVPSMYADKTGRPDRFLAFHFHPGFKLVDVMGHSGTSAEAVETVRRFSELIGHSPIVLKQEKAGYLFNSLLNPWLLAALNLVSRDIASPEDVDRSWKEITAMPLGPFELMDYIGLETVWRITDFWARKRNDQNAQQSADLLKQYVDRGELGMKSGKGFYDYTGGK; from the coding sequence ATGAAAGCTGGAGATATTAAGAAAATACTTATTGCCGGAGCCGGAACCATGGGGCAGAGCATCGGCCTGTCCTGCGTGACAAACGGCTTTGCGGTGGTCTTATATGACATTAAGGATGAGTTTCTGGTTAAGGCGACGGACAGCCTGAATAAGAAGATCGATAAAATGGCGGCGAACGGTATGATACCGAAAGAAAAAGCCGAATTATTCAAAAATAATATTACAACCACAACGGACTTGGCGTTTGCCGGCGCGGATATTGATTTGGTCAGCGAATCGATTCCGGAGGACCCGGACATTAAAGGAGAGTTTTTTAGAGAGCTAAACAAGGTATGCCCGGAGCGCACGATCTTTACCACGAACACATCGTCTCTGGTGCCGTCGATGTATGCCGATAAAACCGGCCGGCCCGACCGCTTTCTCGCCTTTCATTTTCATCCGGGTTTTAAACTGGTTGACGTAATGGGGCACTCCGGTACTTCCGCCGAAGCGGTGGAAACCGTACGGCGTTTCAGCGAATTAATCGGGCATTCACCCATCGTTCTCAAACAGGAGAAGGCAGGCTACCTGTTTAATTCGCTTCTCAATCCCTGGCTGCTGGCCGCGTTGAACCTGGTTTCGCGGGATATTGCGTCACCCGAAGATGTCGATCGCTCCTGGAAAGAAATTACCGCCATGCCACTAGGTCCATTCGAATTAATGGATTATATCGGTTTGGAGACCGTATGGAGAATTACCGATTTCTGGGCGCGCAAACGGAACGACCAAAACGCGCAGCAAAGCGCCGATCTGCTGAAACAGTACGTGGATCGCGGAGAATTGGGAATGAAAAGCGGTAAGGGATTCTACGATTATACAGGGGGGAAATAA